Proteins encoded within one genomic window of Bacillus sp. F19:
- a CDS encoding BlaI/MecI/CopY family transcriptional regulator has translation MKIQHFKFNEKGLNRFFGPLEAKIMNILWNSSEMSIKDVQQKLEKEKKMSFNTVMTVMNRLVEKGVLTKRLEGRGSLFRPVLTKEEFLCAQSKELTNGLIDEFGQIVVSHMIDSIDEADESLIAKLEQKIKEMKKEK, from the coding sequence GTGAAAATCCAGCATTTTAAATTTAATGAAAAAGGCTTAAATCGGTTTTTTGGCCCGTTAGAGGCTAAGATAATGAATATCCTTTGGAATTCATCTGAGATGTCGATAAAAGACGTTCAGCAGAAGCTTGAAAAAGAGAAAAAAATGAGCTTTAACACGGTGATGACAGTCATGAACCGCCTTGTTGAAAAGGGTGTCCTAACGAAGCGGTTGGAGGGCAGAGGATCACTGTTCCGTCCAGTCCTGACTAAAGAAGAGTTTCTTTGTGCACAATCCAAAGAGCTGACAAACGGACTGATTGACGAGTTTGGACAAATAGTCGTAAGCCATATGATTGACAGCATTGATGAAGCAGATGAGAGCTTGATTGCAAAGCTTGAGCAAAAAATAAAAGAAATGA
- a CDS encoding AraC family transcriptional regulator — protein sequence MDLLKNMNRAIQYIEENLTDDIDIKEVARLSLCSEYHFKRMFSFLAGISLSEYIRRRRLTLAAFELIDSGVKVIDIAMKYRYSSPDSFARAFQNLHGITPSEARNSGHSLKAFPRMTFQLSIKGGSEMNYRIEEKEAFRIVGIKKRVHVQFNGVNPEIASMWRSLDIETINKLKKLSNVEPIGLISASTNFSEGRMEEKGELDHYIGAATTMECPDNLSQLEVPASTWAVFDAIGPFPDRLQEVWGRIYSEWFPSSNYEQLEGPEILWNENKDTSSPAFKSEIWIPILKM from the coding sequence ATGGATTTGCTTAAGAACATGAATAGAGCGATTCAGTACATTGAAGAAAACCTTACTGATGATATTGACATTAAAGAAGTTGCAAGGCTGTCTTTATGCTCAGAATATCATTTTAAAAGGATGTTTTCATTCCTTGCAGGTATTTCGCTATCAGAATACATCCGCCGCAGACGGCTTACACTTGCAGCATTTGAGCTTATAGACAGCGGCGTAAAGGTCATTGATATTGCAATGAAATACAGATACAGCTCACCAGATTCTTTTGCACGGGCTTTTCAAAATTTGCATGGAATCACACCTTCAGAAGCCAGAAATAGCGGCCATTCACTTAAAGCTTTCCCACGGATGACCTTCCAGTTATCAATTAAAGGAGGAAGTGAAATGAACTACCGAATAGAAGAAAAAGAGGCATTTCGCATTGTTGGTATTAAGAAAAGAGTTCATGTTCAATTTAATGGGGTTAATCCAGAGATTGCTTCTATGTGGCGAAGTTTAGATATTGAAACGATCAATAAGCTAAAAAAACTTTCTAATGTGGAGCCTATTGGGCTAATTAGCGCCTCCACGAACTTTTCTGAAGGGAGGATGGAGGAAAAAGGGGAGCTTGATCACTATATTGGCGCAGCAACAACTATGGAATGTCCAGATAACCTGTCACAGCTTGAAGTTCCAGCCTCAACATGGGCTGTATTTGATGCAATCGGGCCATTTCCTGATAGGCTGCAAGAAGTATGGGGACGAATTTATTCCGAATGGTTTCCATCCTCAAATTATGAACAACTAGAAGGTCCGGAAATCCTGTGGAATGAAAATAAAGATACAAGTTCACCCGCGTTTAAAAGTGAAATATGGATACCGATTTTAAAAATGTAA